The DNA sequence TGAAGGGGACAAATACATGGTTCCTGCTCCAACCAACGAGAACCGACTTCGTGGAGTGCCCCCAGGATGGGTTTAATCTCGCGTCCCTTGGCCGTTAGGGAATATTCCACGCGAGGCGGAATTTCTGCATACACGCGGCGTTCGACTAAGCCGTAGGATTCCAGTTCGCGCAGGCGTTGGGTGAGCGTCTTGGTGCTAATGCCGGGTAGGGCGTCTAACAGTTCATGGGTGCGGCGATCGCCCCCAAATAGCTCACGTAGCACTAGAATGGACCATTTATTGCCCAGCAAATCCACGACAAATTGAATGGGACATCGGACGTCTGCACAAGCGTTGGGGTCTGGCGTGGGTACGGCTGAAAC is a window from the Synechococcales cyanobacterium T60_A2020_003 genome containing:
- a CDS encoding helix-turn-helix transcriptional regulator — translated: MVSAVPTPDPNACADVRCPIQFVVDLLGNKWSILVLRELFGGDRRTHELLDALPGISTKTLTQRLRELESYGLVERRVYAEIPPRVEYSLTAKGREIKPILGALHEVGSRWLEQEPCICPLQEEFPS